The stretch of DNA CTTCGTACATCGTCGCCTTGCCGCCGCGAAGTGGGAAATTGCTGGTCGCCGATGTGCTATCAACTTGGCTGTACATGTTGCCGCCGTTGTCCGAAGCAAACACGACGATGGTGTGATCAGCAATGCCGAGTCGATCCAACGTGTTGAGTATAGTTCCGACTGCATCGTCCATACTTTCGATCATCGCAGCATAGGTTGGACATCGTTGCGGATTGTTGCTGTCAACCTGTTCGCGATAGGTGTCGATGAGCGATTGCTTGGCGTCAAAGGGCGCATGGACACTGAACATCCAATAGTTCAGGAAGAACGGTTTGTCGCTGTTGCTTTCCATGAACGCAACAGCTTCCTTCGCCATGCGGTCTTCGATGTGCTCGTTCGGGATATCTGGATCGTGGTCAAAATCTTTGAACTTCCAAGGCGCGACGTAACTCCCCGCTGGTCCTGGACCTGAATGGTGAGGTAGATCTACATCAAAGCCGTGTTCCAAGGGCGAATAAGGTTCCGGTCCGAGATGCCATTTGCCAAAGTGCCCGGTCGCATAGCCGTTGTCTCGAAACATCTCGGCCAGCGTGTAGTAGTCAGTGTTCAATCGAGACGCTGAATTTGGAATCGTGCATTTTTGATTCGCGGGGCCGGTCGAGTTGTACGTTGCTGTCAGCGTGGCTTTGGGCAAATGACAGATAGGCGATGTGATTCCGTGGCGAGCCGGACTCAAGCCCGTCAACACACTAGCTCTAGTCGGTGAGCATAGGGGACTTGCCGAATAGGCGTGAGTGAACGTCATCCCGCGGCCTGCCAGACGTTCAATGTTGGGTGTTTTGTAGAATGAGGTTGTGCCGTACAGCGTCGTGTCGCTCCAGCCAAGATCATCGGCAAGGATGAATACGACATTCGGCTTTGATTGAGCCTCGGCGGTGAAGCACGATAGGGACACGAGGACGAATGAGAGCATCCCCAGCCGAAGTGACTTGCCAAACAAGTGTCGTTTGATTCGAGTAAGCAGCATGAAGAGATCAAGGGTAATACGGGTGAGGGCAATCGTGTCCAACGCGTTCCAAAGCATACGAAGTGGTTCAGGCCAACGATCAGCTGGTTCAGCGATCAACTTCGTCAAAGCGGTTCCTGCTGACGCAAACGCTGAGTGTCGTGATGGATCCGTGGTCGCTGATGGTAGTGCGGCTAGATGAACGGTCGAAATTCGTCATCTGGATTCACACGGATTCACATGGATTCGCAGTGGTACGAATTGGTAGTTGGAACCAAGCCAGTCACTCGTTGGGGATTGAATGGATGGTCCAATAGACGTCTTCGTTAAAGGGATTGCCGTTTGTATCCAAAACGTCGATGTGCAGATGCAATTGGTTGACGGGCCTGAGGCTTCGTGTCTTCAGCGAGATCGTTTGGGAGTTCTCGCTGATCGAAACGGATTCGATTGGTA from Rubripirellula amarantea encodes:
- a CDS encoding sulfatase, with the protein product MLLTRIKRHLFGKSLRLGMLSFVLVSLSCFTAEAQSKPNVVFILADDLGWSDTTLYGTTSFYKTPNIERLAGRGMTFTHAYSASPLCSPTRASVLTGLSPARHGITSPICHLPKATLTATYNSTGPANQKCTIPNSASRLNTDYYTLAEMFRDNGYATGHFGKWHLGPEPYSPLEHGFDVDLPHHSGPGPAGSYVAPWKFKDFDHDPDIPNEHIEDRMAKEAVAFMESNSDKPFFLNYWMFSVHAPFDAKQSLIDTYREQVDSNNPQRCPTYAAMIESMDDAVGTILNTLDRLGIADHTIVVFASDNGGNMYSQVDSTSATSNFPLRGGKATMYEGGVRGPAIVVDPGHVQAGTRSAEVIQSCDFYPTLLERLAIAPQPNQSFDGISLIPALRGEALDRLAIFTYFPHSPNIPDWLPPSVSVHAGEWKLIRIFHGGDDGQHAYRLFNLEDDLGENVDLASIQPERVRELDQMIDEFLDNTDAIAPLPNPKFDPGKYRPEMIGNAHLKATGNTDKKAKRKARNQQSLKPQEPIAGWLPGGTCQLAMKDGSLDITSGGGDPYISYKLPSAVTDNKLVLKFRMSSNARGAGHVFWQERGLSPAFNRERCTQFDVAHDGTPHEYNVEWAVDNAVLAVRIDPATGPGRISLTNIRLTTGDGQEVYRWKL